From Sporosarcina sp. Te-1, the proteins below share one genomic window:
- the hemA gene encoding glutamyl-tRNA reductase, protein MHTIVVGVNHRTAPVEIREKVSFVEAELPEAMRQLQQEKSILENIIISTCNRTEIYAVADQLHTGRYYVKRFLADWFGLSIDELSPHLLIFENDGAYEHLMRVAAGIDSMVLGETQILGQVRSSFLLAQEIGTTGTIFNELFKQAITLAKRAHSETAIGENAVSVSYAAVELGKKIFGTLKDKHIVILGAGKMGELAIKNLYGNGVGQVTVVNRTLSKAENLAAQFGGSAKSMQELQCTLLEADILISSTGATDFVIDLELMQMVEKLRKGKPLFMVDIAVPRDLDPRIGELSSVFLYDIDDMQGIVEANLAERKRAADEIGIMIEQEIVMFKEWVATLGVVPIISTLRNKALQIQADAMTSIENKMPNLTDREKKLLNKHTKSIVNQLLKEPILQAKELATDPDAMEKLALFQQIFGIAEKESEIPAGQTVSGDSAKPLKIGSAPELSF, encoded by the coding sequence ATGCATACAATCGTAGTTGGTGTCAATCACCGTACGGCGCCTGTTGAAATACGGGAGAAAGTTTCTTTCGTTGAAGCAGAGCTGCCTGAGGCGATGCGACAATTGCAGCAAGAAAAAAGCATATTGGAGAATATTATCATTTCGACTTGCAACCGGACGGAAATTTACGCTGTAGCGGATCAGCTGCACACAGGGCGTTACTACGTTAAACGGTTCCTTGCGGATTGGTTCGGTCTCTCCATAGATGAGTTGTCTCCACACTTGCTCATTTTTGAAAATGACGGAGCGTATGAACATTTGATGCGAGTGGCGGCAGGCATTGATTCGATGGTGCTCGGAGAGACACAGATATTAGGCCAAGTCCGCTCAAGTTTTCTATTGGCGCAAGAAATCGGTACGACTGGAACGATTTTCAATGAATTGTTCAAACAGGCAATTACCCTTGCGAAACGGGCTCATTCGGAAACGGCGATTGGCGAAAATGCGGTTTCCGTTTCTTATGCAGCCGTGGAACTGGGCAAAAAGATTTTTGGTACATTGAAGGATAAGCATATCGTTATTCTGGGAGCAGGCAAAATGGGTGAGCTCGCCATTAAAAACTTGTATGGTAATGGTGTAGGGCAAGTGACTGTTGTCAACCGGACCTTGTCCAAGGCGGAAAATCTTGCCGCTCAATTCGGCGGAAGCGCCAAATCGATGCAGGAGCTGCAATGCACTTTGCTGGAAGCTGATATTTTGATCAGTTCGACAGGCGCTACGGATTTTGTCATCGACTTGGAACTCATGCAAATGGTGGAAAAGCTTCGGAAAGGGAAACCTTTGTTCATGGTCGACATCGCTGTGCCGCGTGATTTAGATCCACGCATCGGGGAGCTGTCAAGTGTATTCTTATATGACATTGATGATATGCAGGGGATCGTTGAAGCGAACCTGGCAGAGCGCAAGCGTGCTGCTGACGAAATCGGCATCATGATTGAGCAGGAAATTGTCATGTTCAAAGAATGGGTGGCGACACTGGGTGTTGTGCCAATCATTTCTACCTTGCGGAACAAAGCCTTACAAATTCAAGCAGATGCTATGACGAGCATTGAAAATAAAATGCCGAATTTGACTGACCGGGAGAAAAAACTCCTGAACAAACATACAAAATCCATCGTCAATCAATTATTAAAAGAACCGATCCTACAGGCGAAAGAGTTGGCGACCGATCCGGATGCGATGGAAAAGCTGGCGCTATTCCAACAAATTTTCGGTATT